The following nucleotide sequence is from Coriobacteriia bacterium.
CGAGATCGGGCCGATCGCCCTCGACCCTAGAGTCGACCTCGTCGTCTACGACCACCATCCGCGCGGGTTCGGCGATGTCACGCGTGGCGAGGACCGGTCGATGGACGTCGGCGCGACGACCACGATCCTCGTGCGCGAGATACGCCTGCGCGGGGTGGCGATCACGCCTTTCGACGCCACAGTGATGCTCCTCGGCATCCACGAGGACACGGGCTCCTTCACCTACCCGACGACCACCGCCCACGATGCGGACGCGGCGGCGTTCCTGCTCGCATGCGGGGCGGACCTCGAGGTAGTCGACCGGTTCCTCAGCAGGTCGCTCGACGCCGAGCAGCGGGATCTGATGGAGCAGCTGAGCGCGTCCCTGGAGATCTGGGACGTGAACGGCAGACCGGTCGCGGTCGGGCGAGCCTTTCTCGACACGTACGTCGACTCCGCGGGGGTGGTGACGCACCATCTCTGCGAGGATCTAGGCCATCGCGTGGTCCTCGCGGTCGTCAGGATGGGCGACCGGATCCAGGTCGTGGCGCGCAGCCGTGTCGCCGAGGTGGATGTCGGGGCGGTCCTCGCCGAGATCGGCGGGGGAGGGCACGCCCAGGCCGCTTCGGCCGCGATCCGGGGGGACGACGTCGACGCCGTCCTCAGGCGTCTGCGCGTCGCTCTCGAGAGGACCGTGCGAGCCCCGCTCACCGCGGGAGACATCGCGTCGCGGCCGGTGCGGACCGTCAGGCCCGGCACGACCATGCGGCGGGCCGCCGAGCTGATGCAGCGCTGGGGTCATGGAGGCCTTCCGGTGGTGGACGCTCGCGGTGCCGTCGTGGGCCTGGTGACGCGGAAGGACGTGGACAAGGCGACCCGGCACGGGCTCGCTCACGCTCCCGTGAAAGGATTCATGGCACGCGACGTGATCACCGTCGGGCCCGGCGTCGGGATGACCGAACTCGAGAGGCTCCTGGCCCGCGCGGGCATCGGACGTGTGCCGGTGGTCGAAGGCGACGAGATGCTCGGGATCGTGACACGGAAGGACGTGCTGCGCGCGGAGCACGGAGACGCGTATCTCGATCGCGGTATCCCGCGGGTCCGCTCCGAGGCGTCCCAGCGGTTCCTCGCGTCGGTCAGGACGGTCCTGCCCGCCGAACACCGCGAGGCGATAGAGCGCCTCGGTCGCTTCGCGCAGGAGCGGGGACTTCGCGCGCACGTGGTGGGCGGATTCGTCCGCGACATGCTGCTCGGGCGCGAGAACCTCGATGTCGACGTCGTGGTCGAGGGTGACGGTGTCGCTTTCGCACTCGCAGCCGCGGAGGAGTTCGGCTATCGCGTCAAGGTGCACCGCCGGTTCGGGACGGCCGTGCTCGTCGCGAGCCGGACGCTCCATCTGGACGTGACGAGCGCACGCACCGAGTACTACACGCGTCCGGGGGCGCTGCCCACAGTCGAGCGCTCCTCGCTTCGGCAGGATCTGCTGCGACGCGACTTCTCGATCAATGCGATGGCGGCCTGCATCGACCCGGAGTTGTTCGGGGCTATCGCCGACCCCTTCGCGGGCCTCAAGGACCTCGAGAGAGGCGCGCTCAGGGCGCTCCACTCGCTGTCGTTCGTGGAGGACCCCACGCGCGTCCTGCGCGCCGCGCGTTTCGAGGCCCGCTTCGGCTTCCGGACGGACCCCTCGACCGAGCAGCTCGCGCGCGAGGCCATCGGGATGGGGATGCTCGACGAGGTCGGCGGGGCCAGACTGCGCGAGGAGATCCTCGACATCATCGACGAGACGTCCGTCGTCGCCGCGCTGCGGCGGCTCGACGAGTTCGGCGCGCTCGCGCGGGTGCTTCCCGAGGGAGCGGACATCACACGGACGCTCGCAGCGGTCGAGGGAGCGGTCGAGGGATTCGACGT
It contains:
- a CDS encoding CBS domain-containing protein gives rise to the protein MRLVVGHANPDFDAYAATIAATRLYPGAKAVFLGSQNTNVRQFHNLHEDLFDFVDLKTLDPAEVDGLVMVDTRDPSRIGEIGPIALDPRVDLVVYDHHPRGFGDVTRGEDRSMDVGATTTILVREIRLRGVAITPFDATVMLLGIHEDTGSFTYPTTTAHDADAAAFLLACGADLEVVDRFLSRSLDAEQRDLMEQLSASLEIWDVNGRPVAVGRAFLDTYVDSAGVVTHHLCEDLGHRVVLAVVRMGDRIQVVARSRVAEVDVGAVLAEIGGGGHAQAASAAIRGDDVDAVLRRLRVALERTVRAPLTAGDIASRPVRTVRPGTTMRRAAELMQRWGHGGLPVVDARGAVVGLVTRKDVDKATRHGLAHAPVKGFMARDVITVGPGVGMTELERLLARAGIGRVPVVEGDEMLGIVTRKDVLRAEHGDAYLDRGIPRVRSEASQRFLASVRTVLPAEHREAIERLGRFAQERGLRAHVVGGFVRDMLLGRENLDVDVVVEGDGVAFALAAAEEFGYRVKVHRRFGTAVLVASRTLHLDVTSARTEYYTRPGALPTVERSSLRQDLLRRDFSINAMAACIDPELFGAIADPFAGLKDLERGALRALHSLSFVEDPTRVLRAARFEARFGFRTDPSTEQLAREAIGMGMLDEVGGARLREEILDIIDETSVVAALRRLDEFGALARVLPEGADITRTLAAVEGAVEGFDVLSGVLARVPRRRVALIAALAGTAAGHAECERWLRRLHFGREYAEPALAAVGRGRAVMRALRDRRGMRDSRLYTMLAGLPGETLPFIWGTGDETSKGRIERFVMELAGVRPAVSGRDLIEMGFEPSSAFSAILERALDDRLDSRAVGREDELANLRRLALRAGMVPTPSS